A single Brassica rapa cultivar Chiifu-401-42 chromosome A04, CAAS_Brap_v3.01, whole genome shotgun sequence DNA region contains:
- the LOC117133394 gene encoding UDP-glycosyltransferase 84B2-like: protein MATSVGQETHVLLVALPVQGHLNPMLKFAKLLSRPNLRFTLATTEQARDLLSAANTADEEHLSPVDLAFFPDGLPKDHPRADDSLLVSLRNVGAKNLSKIVESKRFSCIVTVPFAPWVPGVAAAYNIPCALLWIQACGAYSVYYRYYMKTNTFPEDLEDLNQTVDLPALPLLEVRDLPSFMLPSSGSNFNNLMLDFVDCLKNVKWVLVNSFYELESEIIDSMSDLKPIIPIGSLVSPFLLGADEDKTLDEKNLDLWRSDGDCMKWLDTQARSSVVYISFGSLLKWSENQVKSIATAMRNRGDSFLWVIRPKEIAQNVDILHEMVQEGQGVVIEWGPQERILSHVAISCFVTHCGWNSTMETVVTGVPVVAYPSWIDQPLDARLLVDVFGIGVRMRNDAVDGELKVAEVERCIEAVTEGLSAEDMRRRARELKQAARSALAPGGSSAQNLDAFIGYITSCV from the coding sequence ATGGCAACTAGTGTGGGTCAAGAAACACATGTTCTATTGGTAGCACTACCAGTCCAAGGCCACCTCAATCCAATGCTTAAATTCGCCAAACTTCTCTCACGACCGAACCTCCGCTTCACTCTCGCCACCACCGAACAAGCCCGTGACCTCCTCTCAGCCGCCAACACGGCCGACGAAGAACACCTTAGCCCAGTGGACCTCGCTTTCTTCCCTGATGGGCTACCAAAAGACCACCCAAGAGCCGATGATTCTCTCCTCGTGTCATTGAGAAATGTTGGAGCCAAGAACTTGTCTAAAATCGTCGAATCAAAGAGATTCTCTTGTATTGTCACCGTGCCTTTTGCTCCTTGGGTCCCAGGTGTTGCAGCTGCGTATAACATCCCTTGTGCACTCCTCTGGATCCAAGCTTGTGGAGCTTACTCGGTTTACTACCGTTACTACATGAAGACAAACACTTTCCCCGAGGATCTCGAAGATCTGAATCAGACAGTTGATCTACCAGCGTTACCGTTATTGGAAGTTAGAGATCTTCCTTCGTTTATGTTACCTTCTTCAGGAAGTAACTTTAATAACCTAATGTTGGACTTCGTTGATTGTTTGAAAAATGTGAAATGGGTTTTGGTTAACTCGTTTTACGAACTAGAATCAGAGATAATCGATTCGATGTCTGATTTAAAGCCAATAATCCCAATAGGTTCATTGGTTTCTCCATTTCTTTTGGGAGCTGATGAAGACAAAACCTTAGATGAGAAAAATCTTGATCTATGGAGATCTGATGGTGATTGTATGAAGTGGCTTGACACGCAAGCTAGGTCTTCCGTCGTTTACATATCTTTCGGGAGTTTGCTCAAATGGTCGGAGAATCAAGTCAAGAGCATAGCAACGGCTATGAGAAACAGAGGAGATTCATTTCTCTGGGTGATTAGGCCTAAGGAGATAGCTCAAAACGTCGACATTTTGCATGAGATGGTTCAAGAAGGACAAGGGGTTGTTATTGAGTGGGGTCCTCAAGAGAGGATATTGAGCCACGTGGCGATCTCTTGTTTCGTCACGCACTGTGGATGGAACTCGACGATGGAGACGGTGGTGACTGGTGTTCCGGTTGTGGCGTACCCGAGTTGGATCGATCAGCCGCTTGACGCGAGATTGCTTGTGGATGTGTTTGGGATCGGAGTGAGGATGAGGAACGACGCTGTTGACGGCGAGCTTAAGGTTGCGGAGGTTGAGAGATGTATTGAGGCTGTGACGGAAGGACTTTCAGCTGAGGATATGAGGAGGAGGGCCAGGGAGCTGAAGCAAGCGGCGAGATCAGCGTTGGCACCTGGTGGTTCATCTGCTCAGAATCTGGACGCGTTCATTGGCTATATCACAAGTTGTGTTTAA